The proteins below come from a single Cupriavidus pauculus genomic window:
- a CDS encoding DUF1269 domain-containing protein: MRKRIFWLLPDLPSARRTMDDLLLARIETRHIHFVARDGTDMNGLHEANLFQTSDIVHAAEMGLMLGGAVGIVAGVVVAMFPIVSDTPQWGLVGVLAVLGAVFGAWASSMIGSSAPNSRLRAFERDIEEGRFLLMVDVPRGRVEEIEALLRTTHPEARFGGLDPAVPAFP, encoded by the coding sequence ATGCGCAAAAGAATCTTCTGGTTACTGCCCGACCTGCCCAGCGCGCGACGAACGATGGACGACCTCCTGCTCGCGCGCATCGAAACTCGACATATCCACTTCGTCGCGCGCGACGGCACCGACATGAACGGATTGCACGAGGCCAACCTGTTCCAGACCTCGGACATCGTGCATGCGGCGGAGATGGGCCTCATGCTCGGGGGTGCCGTGGGCATCGTCGCCGGTGTCGTGGTGGCGATGTTCCCCATCGTCAGCGATACGCCGCAATGGGGCCTCGTCGGGGTACTCGCCGTGCTCGGCGCGGTGTTTGGCGCATGGGCCTCGAGCATGATCGGCAGCTCCGCGCCGAACAGCCGGCTGCGCGCGTTCGAGCGCGACATCGAGGAAGGCCGATTCCTGCTGATGGTCGACGTGCCGCGCGGCCGCGTGGAGGAAATCGAAGCGCTGCTGCGTACCACGCATCCGGAAGCCCGCTTCGGCGGCCTCGATCCCGCGGTACCGGCGTTCCCCTGA
- a CDS encoding ABC transporter substrate-binding protein has protein sequence MSASWMARGMLAAALGFAVHTVSAEPGIGRNTIRIGQSAGVTGPVAGSVKEQISGAQVYLNTVNAAGGINGRKIELVTYDDGFDAKRTPDNVRKLIQEDKVFALFMVRGTPQNESILPLISAEKVPLVAPLTGAITLHRPVNRYVFNVRAKYQDEVARAINHLATSGMTRIAIFYANDGFGQDVYEGFTTALQARGVQPAGAASYARPMGDISQGVATLNKANPQAVLVIGSGAEAARVIRDMKRGGSQAQFVTLSNNAADSFIRDLGEDGRGLIITQVVPGTNSSQMTLASEYRSLARQQSVEPTNAGMEGFMSAKVLVEGLRRAGPEPTREKLVSALENLRDYDLGGILISYSPTRHTGSSFVEMSIVSSTGKLIR, from the coding sequence ATGAGCGCATCATGGATGGCGCGGGGCATGCTTGCCGCCGCGCTGGGGTTTGCCGTACATACCGTCAGCGCCGAGCCCGGCATCGGCCGGAACACGATTCGTATCGGTCAATCCGCGGGTGTTACCGGGCCCGTGGCCGGGTCGGTCAAGGAACAGATATCGGGCGCGCAGGTATATCTGAACACCGTGAACGCCGCGGGCGGCATCAACGGCCGCAAGATCGAGCTGGTCACGTATGACGACGGCTTCGACGCCAAACGCACGCCGGACAACGTGCGCAAGCTGATTCAGGAAGACAAGGTGTTCGCGCTGTTCATGGTGCGCGGCACGCCGCAGAACGAAAGCATCCTGCCGCTGATCTCTGCCGAGAAGGTGCCGCTGGTCGCGCCGCTCACGGGCGCCATCACGCTGCATCGTCCCGTCAACCGCTACGTGTTCAACGTTCGCGCGAAGTATCAGGACGAAGTGGCACGCGCGATCAATCATCTGGCCACCTCGGGCATGACGCGCATCGCGATCTTCTATGCCAACGACGGCTTCGGGCAGGACGTGTACGAAGGCTTTACCACCGCCCTGCAGGCGCGTGGCGTGCAGCCCGCTGGCGCGGCATCCTATGCGCGGCCGATGGGGGATATCAGCCAGGGCGTGGCCACGCTGAACAAGGCCAATCCGCAGGCCGTGCTCGTGATCGGCTCCGGCGCGGAAGCGGCGCGCGTCATTCGCGACATGAAGCGTGGCGGCAGCCAGGCGCAGTTCGTGACGCTGTCGAACAACGCGGCCGACTCGTTTATCAGGGACCTCGGCGAAGACGGCCGCGGGCTCATCATCACGCAGGTGGTCCCGGGCACGAACTCGAGCCAGATGACGCTGGCGAGCGAGTATCGCAGCCTGGCGCGCCAGCAGAGCGTGGAGCCGACCAATGCCGGCATGGAGGGTTTCATGTCCGCCAAGGTGCTCGTCGAAGGGCTGCGCCGCGCCGGGCCCGAGCCCACGCGCGAGAAGCTCGTGAGCGCGCTCGAGAACCTGCGCGACTACGACCTCGGTGGCATCCTCATCAGCTACAGCCCCACGCGACATACGGGCTCGTCGTTCGTCGAGATGTCGATCGTGTCCTCGACGGGCAAGCTGATTCGATAG
- a CDS encoding SDR family oxidoreductase, with translation MATSPSSPFSLTGRIALVTGGAQGLGQAIAAGLAAAGAHVLVCARNAERVAQTVAQLEAEGLAAESLVLDITDEAAVADAFARIDAAHGRLDILVNNAGARHRNSMAHLDADDMRAMLETNLIAPYALCRHASVPMQRHGYGRIINVTSIAGQVARANDVLYPATKGGLDALTRAMAADLGRHGITVNAIAPGYFATEPNKAMVADASIDAWLRQRTSLGRWGQPSELAGAAVFLASPSASYVTGQVIAVDGGYLGHF, from the coding sequence ATGGCAACGTCACCTTCCTCTCCTTTCTCGCTGACCGGCCGGATCGCGCTCGTGACGGGCGGCGCGCAGGGACTCGGCCAGGCCATCGCGGCCGGCCTGGCCGCCGCGGGCGCGCATGTGCTCGTCTGCGCGCGCAATGCGGAGCGCGTGGCACAGACGGTCGCGCAACTTGAAGCCGAGGGGCTGGCCGCGGAATCGCTCGTGCTCGATATCACCGACGAGGCGGCTGTGGCCGACGCGTTCGCGCGCATCGACGCCGCGCATGGACGGCTCGATATCCTCGTGAACAACGCCGGCGCGCGGCATCGCAACTCGATGGCGCACCTCGATGCCGACGACATGCGCGCGATGCTGGAGACGAATCTGATCGCGCCCTATGCGCTCTGCCGCCACGCGTCGGTGCCGATGCAGCGGCATGGCTATGGGCGCATCATCAATGTCACGTCGATCGCGGGTCAGGTCGCGCGCGCCAACGACGTGCTGTATCCCGCCACCAAGGGCGGCCTCGATGCGCTCACGCGCGCGATGGCGGCCGATCTGGGCCGGCATGGCATTACCGTCAATGCGATCGCGCCCGGATACTTCGCCACCGAACCCAACAAGGCGATGGTCGCCGACGCGTCGATCGACGCGTGGCTGCGGCAGCGTACGTCGCTGGGCCGCTGGGGACAGCCGTCCGAACTCGCGGGCGCGGCCGTGTTCCTCGCCTCGCCGTCCGCGTCGTACGTGACCGGGCAGGTCATCGCCGTCGATGGTGGCTATCTCGGCCACTTCTGA
- a CDS encoding LysR family transcriptional regulator produces the protein MNISVRHLRAFVALATHRNFTRAAQACHLSQSAFSTLVQALEEQAGSRLFERTTRHVELSADGRRFEEVARRLLEDFEAAFADLRDHAERRKGRVAIAALPSLAAGDLPPLLAAFHARYPGIALELHDQLADGCIELVRRGQADFALAPAPAQDADLRIEPLVHDNFHLVCRADHPLARKRRVAPQALAGLPFIQLSRTSSVRQHLDAALHPLRLSGVMEVEHLATVAALVEAGLGISVVPALALFQFRREALAIRPMQMPQLVRDICLVRLKERGDSSAAAAMIEMLRQKWPR, from the coding sequence ATGAACATCTCCGTCAGGCATCTGCGCGCCTTCGTCGCGCTTGCGACGCATCGCAATTTCACGCGCGCGGCGCAGGCGTGTCATTTGTCGCAATCGGCGTTCAGCACGCTCGTGCAGGCACTTGAGGAACAGGCCGGCAGCCGGTTGTTCGAACGCACCACCCGCCATGTCGAACTCAGCGCCGACGGCCGGCGGTTCGAGGAAGTCGCACGGCGCCTGCTCGAGGACTTCGAGGCCGCGTTTGCCGATCTGCGCGACCACGCCGAGCGCCGCAAGGGCCGCGTGGCGATCGCCGCGCTGCCATCGCTCGCCGCGGGCGACCTGCCGCCGTTGCTGGCCGCGTTCCACGCACGCTATCCGGGCATTGCGCTCGAGCTCCACGACCAGCTTGCCGACGGCTGTATCGAGCTCGTCCGCCGCGGACAGGCCGACTTCGCGCTGGCGCCCGCGCCCGCGCAGGATGCCGATCTGCGCATCGAACCGCTTGTGCACGACAACTTCCACCTCGTCTGCCGCGCCGACCATCCACTCGCGCGAAAGCGCCGTGTCGCCCCGCAGGCGCTGGCCGGGCTGCCGTTCATCCAGCTATCGCGCACGAGCAGCGTACGGCAGCATCTCGATGCGGCCCTGCACCCTCTGCGCCTCAGCGGCGTGATGGAGGTCGAGCACCTGGCCACCGTGGCCGCGCTCGTCGAAGCAGGACTCGGCATCTCCGTAGTGCCCGCGCTCGCGCTGTTCCAGTTCCGCCGCGAGGCGCTCGCCATCCGTCCGATGCAGATGCCGCAGCTCGTGCGCGATATCTGTCTTGTCCGGCTAAAGGAGCGCGGCGACTCCTCGGCCGCCGCGGCCATGATCGAAATGCTGCGTCAGAAGTGGCCGAGATAG
- a CDS encoding acyclic terpene utilization AtuA family protein, with translation MTVPMLIGSGAGFSGDRTDAALPVVRTLIAAGGPAALIFETLAERTLALAQLARRQDPEHGYEPLLDQLLTPVLALCLKHNIPIIGNFGAANPRAAARRIAVLAADLELPAPRVAVVEGDDLSGDAGRALLRERVGESFPEARFVCANAYIGARGIADALRDGAQIVVCGRVADPALAVGPAMAHFGWAWDDWNRLAAATMAGHLLECGAQVSGGYFADPGMKDVPDVHAVGFPIAQLDETGAIEIFKAANTGGCVDLRTVKEQLLYEVHDPRAYLTPDVVADIGEVTVEQIGPDRVAVRNIRGHARTETLKANLFYQGGWIAEGEISYAGPNAAARARLAADIVRKRMTMLGFDAHIRFDLIGVLSVFADDAGTMLAATQPGEADAQDVRLRAALVHEDKAVAQALLREVNTLYTCGPAGGGGVRTALRSRLNAMSCLVPRAAVSPTYTFVA, from the coding sequence ATGACTGTCCCCATGCTGATCGGCTCCGGTGCCGGCTTCTCCGGCGACCGCACCGACGCCGCCCTGCCCGTGGTTCGCACGCTGATCGCCGCCGGCGGCCCCGCCGCGCTGATTTTCGAGACGCTTGCCGAACGCACGCTCGCCCTCGCGCAACTCGCCCGCCGCCAGGACCCGGAGCATGGTTACGAACCCCTGCTCGACCAGTTGCTGACCCCCGTGCTGGCGCTCTGCCTGAAGCACAACATTCCGATCATCGGCAATTTCGGCGCCGCCAACCCCCGCGCCGCCGCGCGGCGCATCGCCGTGCTCGCCGCGGACCTCGAACTGCCCGCTCCGCGCGTGGCCGTCGTCGAAGGCGACGACCTGTCCGGCGACGCTGGCCGTGCCCTGCTGCGCGAGCGCGTGGGCGAAAGCTTTCCCGAGGCGCGCTTCGTCTGCGCCAACGCCTATATCGGCGCGCGCGGCATCGCGGACGCGCTGCGCGACGGCGCGCAGATCGTCGTATGCGGCCGCGTGGCCGATCCCGCCCTCGCCGTCGGCCCCGCCATGGCGCATTTCGGCTGGGCATGGGACGACTGGAATCGTCTGGCCGCCGCGACCATGGCGGGCCACCTGCTCGAATGCGGCGCGCAGGTCAGCGGCGGCTATTTCGCCGATCCGGGCATGAAGGACGTCCCCGACGTGCACGCGGTGGGCTTTCCCATCGCACAGCTCGACGAAACCGGCGCCATCGAGATCTTCAAGGCCGCGAACACCGGCGGCTGTGTCGACCTGCGCACGGTCAAGGAGCAGCTGCTGTACGAGGTCCACGACCCGCGCGCCTACCTGACGCCCGACGTCGTGGCCGATATCGGCGAGGTCACGGTCGAGCAGATCGGCCCCGACCGCGTCGCCGTTCGCAATATCCGCGGGCACGCGCGTACCGAGACACTGAAGGCCAACCTGTTCTATCAGGGCGGCTGGATCGCCGAGGGCGAGATTTCCTACGCGGGTCCCAATGCCGCCGCGCGCGCGCGACTGGCCGCCGATATCGTGCGCAAGCGCATGACGATGCTCGGCTTCGACGCACACATTCGCTTCGATCTGATCGGCGTGCTGAGCGTGTTCGCCGACGACGCGGGTACCATGCTCGCCGCCACGCAGCCGGGCGAGGCCGATGCCCAGGACGTGCGGCTGCGCGCGGCGCTCGTGCACGAGGACAAGGCCGTCGCGCAGGCACTGCTGCGCGAGGTCAACACGCTATACACCTGTGGCCCGGCAGGCGGAGGCGGCGTGCGCACGGCGCTGCGCAGCCGCCTCAATGCCATGTCGTGCCTGGTGCCGCGCGCGGCGGTGTCGCCGACCTATACGTTCGTAGCCTGA
- a CDS encoding Bug family tripartite tricarboxylate transporter substrate binding protein — MLFAARKPLALAAATLASLVLPMGSAWADYPDKPIRFVVPFAAGSATDQLARAVGQAVTLESKVTVVVDNKPGANGFIAATDVAKASPDGYTVLITTNTTHAANEHLFKKLPYDPVKDYSPVTALGRGGQIMVVNPAVPAKTVGEFIALAKKEPGKLSFGSGSSSSRIAGELFQQMAHVELLHVPYKSNPLAITDLLGNQIQMMITDTATGLPQVKTGKLRALGVSGKSRSPLAPDVPTIDEAGVKGYEMSYWFAAYAPAKTPAAVVDKLNAMLVKAAKSETAASFYQTTGTEVFTSTPAELAKFQGQESAKWGRIIKSANIQPE; from the coding sequence ATGTTGTTCGCTGCCCGCAAGCCGCTCGCGCTCGCAGCCGCCACGCTCGCTTCGCTGGTGCTGCCCATGGGCAGTGCCTGGGCCGACTATCCCGACAAGCCGATCCGCTTCGTCGTGCCGTTCGCGGCCGGCAGCGCGACCGACCAGCTCGCGCGCGCGGTCGGCCAGGCCGTGACGCTCGAGTCGAAGGTCACCGTCGTCGTCGATAACAAGCCCGGCGCCAATGGCTTTATCGCCGCCACGGACGTCGCCAAGGCCAGCCCGGACGGCTACACGGTGCTGATCACCACGAACACCACGCATGCGGCCAACGAGCATCTGTTCAAGAAGCTGCCGTACGATCCGGTCAAGGATTACTCGCCCGTCACCGCGCTCGGCCGCGGCGGCCAGATCATGGTGGTCAATCCGGCGGTGCCGGCCAAGACCGTGGGCGAGTTCATCGCGCTGGCCAAGAAGGAGCCGGGCAAGCTGAGCTTCGGCAGCGGCAGCTCGTCGTCGCGGATCGCGGGCGAACTGTTCCAGCAGATGGCCCATGTGGAACTGCTGCACGTGCCGTACAAGAGCAACCCGCTGGCCATCACGGACCTGCTCGGCAACCAGATCCAGATGATGATCACCGATACCGCGACGGGCCTGCCGCAGGTGAAGACCGGCAAGCTGCGCGCGCTGGGCGTATCGGGCAAGAGCCGCTCGCCGCTGGCACCGGACGTCCCGACCATCGACGAGGCCGGGGTCAAGGGCTACGAGATGAGCTACTGGTTCGCGGCCTACGCGCCCGCCAAGACGCCGGCGGCCGTGGTGGACAAGCTCAACGCGATGCTCGTCAAGGCGGCAAAGAGCGAAACCGCGGCCAGCTTCTATCAGACCACCGGCACCGAGGTGTTCACCAGCACCCCGGCGGAACTGGCGAAGTTCCAGGGGCAGGAATCGGCCAAGTGGGGCCGCATCATCAAGTCCGCCAATATCCAGCCGGAATAA
- a CDS encoding ParB/Srx family N-terminal domain-containing protein has protein sequence MTRDSRKPLALPCLTRLTMLALATVALTACGGDGDGGANASPSTGNNGGGSTPGQTVTVKPLAGGTTYVGAVSFGDTLSVTLDQPAAGQLTVRFLDSRVGLAGSLVGQYGLDAASGTYRVSGLTASADAPAALATAASAITFTFTIDEGVLSGALGKVPNVRLADGTLLQGYISAANRGAQLSEIAGTYAFLRQTGASASAGQLDIAADGSVRVCAGQGFAADCAGGQIGSLTADADQTRYPGAYTLTLAGAKVGRVFAGRQTGQVALFVDEPGTGAGNTAGNWIVRTAQALPATAIDGDWVCAEPELDAADALTGRTRRNIVSVSGNTLAADNVPVDVPLTYNTVAGVKANGLIGGTWQTTVAGQAATASLTLLPVSAKLAYQVRQEPGSKHLLPAVCAPLPAPAPIATYVNAKAGDNLLVTLRDLRPTQPAIGRDQIYYKLGRYAKDPVKNFDDACENNGQNKSDKNLNLTTARIDNLSSFGCTQVVGNKPQDMKTLVVGPYGEPYLTDGHHAFTTMTEAPTGGPQSKAYVKVQDNLMNLNRATFFRTLRERRLVWLKDPDNRPIYPADLPRALGLANGLGNDPYRSLVYFTRDIGYSQLSDATEFTEFYWGDWLRKVVDLKTVNLDDTTSYLAAVRKAAEAMVALAPDAPVSNGKTAAQLGRLDAFVESEFTKLSQPVTASSPGKLPYAVDYRLGLKK, from the coding sequence ATGACACGCGATTCGAGGAAACCGCTCGCCCTGCCCTGCCTGACCCGCCTGACCATGCTGGCGCTGGCCACCGTCGCCCTGACCGCCTGCGGCGGCGATGGCGACGGCGGCGCCAACGCCAGCCCGAGCACCGGCAATAACGGCGGGGGCAGCACGCCTGGACAGACCGTGACCGTCAAGCCGCTGGCCGGCGGCACGACCTATGTGGGCGCGGTCAGTTTCGGCGATACCCTCTCGGTCACGCTCGACCAGCCCGCGGCCGGTCAGCTGACGGTGCGCTTTCTCGATTCGCGCGTCGGCCTCGCCGGCAGCCTCGTCGGCCAGTACGGGCTGGACGCAGCCAGCGGCACCTACCGCGTCTCGGGCCTGACGGCCAGCGCCGACGCGCCCGCGGCACTGGCCACCGCCGCATCGGCCATCACGTTCACGTTCACGATCGACGAGGGCGTGCTGTCCGGCGCGCTGGGCAAGGTGCCCAACGTCAGGCTGGCCGATGGCACCCTGCTGCAGGGCTATATCAGCGCGGCCAACCGTGGCGCGCAACTGTCGGAGATCGCCGGCACCTACGCATTCCTGCGCCAGACTGGCGCCAGTGCCTCGGCAGGCCAGCTCGATATCGCCGCCGACGGCAGCGTGCGCGTCTGCGCGGGTCAGGGTTTCGCCGCGGACTGCGCGGGCGGCCAGATCGGCAGCCTGACCGCGGATGCGGACCAGACGCGCTACCCCGGCGCTTACACGCTGACGCTGGCCGGTGCCAAGGTCGGCCGCGTGTTCGCGGGCCGCCAGACGGGCCAGGTGGCCCTGTTCGTCGACGAGCCAGGCACCGGTGCCGGCAACACGGCCGGCAACTGGATCGTGCGCACCGCGCAGGCGCTGCCGGCCACTGCGATCGATGGCGACTGGGTCTGCGCCGAGCCCGAGCTCGACGCGGCCGACGCCCTGACCGGCCGCACGCGCCGCAATATCGTTTCCGTGAGCGGCAATACGCTCGCGGCGGACAACGTGCCCGTCGATGTGCCGCTCACCTACAACACGGTGGCGGGCGTCAAGGCGAACGGTCTGATCGGCGGCACGTGGCAGACCACGGTGGCCGGCCAGGCCGCCACGGCCAGCCTCACGCTGCTGCCGGTCAGCGCGAAGCTCGCCTATCAGGTGCGTCAGGAGCCGGGCAGCAAGCATCTGCTGCCGGCCGTCTGCGCGCCGCTGCCGGCCCCGGCCCCGATCGCCACGTACGTGAACGCGAAGGCCGGCGACAACCTGCTGGTGACGCTGCGCGACCTGCGTCCGACGCAGCCCGCGATCGGGCGCGACCAGATCTACTACAAGCTGGGCCGCTATGCGAAGGATCCCGTCAAGAACTTCGATGACGCGTGCGAGAACAATGGCCAGAACAAGAGCGACAAGAACCTGAACCTCACCACCGCGCGTATCGACAACCTGAGCTCGTTCGGCTGCACGCAGGTCGTCGGCAACAAGCCACAGGACATGAAGACGCTCGTGGTCGGCCCGTACGGCGAGCCCTATCTGACCGACGGTCACCATGCGTTCACGACGATGACCGAAGCCCCGACCGGCGGCCCGCAGTCCAAGGCGTACGTCAAGGTGCAGGACAATCTGATGAACCTGAACCGCGCGACGTTCTTCCGCACGCTGCGCGAGCGCAGGCTGGTCTGGCTGAAGGATCCGGACAACCGTCCGATCTATCCGGCCGATCTGCCACGCGCGCTGGGGCTCGCCAACGGCCTGGGCAACGATCCGTACCGCTCGCTGGTCTACTTCACGCGCGACATCGGCTATTCGCAACTGTCCGACGCCACCGAGTTCACGGAGTTCTACTGGGGCGACTGGCTGCGCAAGGTGGTGGACCTGAAGACCGTGAACCTCGACGACACCACGAGCTACCTCGCCGCGGTACGCAAGGCCGCCGAAGCCATGGTGGCGCTGGCGCCCGATGCGCCGGTGAGCAACGGCAAGACCGCGGCACAGCTGGGCCGTCTGGATGCCTTCGTCGAATCGGAGTTCACCAAGCTCTCGCAACCGGTCACCGCATCTAGCCCGGGCAAGCTGCCGTACGCGGTGGACTACCGCCTGGGCCTGAAGAAGTAA
- a CDS encoding NADPH-dependent F420 reductase: MSHPEISARVSRRTVLLAGVALAVTGGLVRAQAPAAKAATTTNVANASNAAKARIGVIGSGRIGGTIGGLWVKAGHSVMFSSRHPEELKSMADKLGPLAQTGTVAQAIAFADVLLLAVPYGAVPAIGEQNASAWRGKTVLDATNAIAARDGAVVEEVQRNGIGATTSKYLRGAKIVRAFNFTGATEFARESHRSGAPLAVPIAGDDAQALEVASQLVRDAGFEPVVVGGLSTADRFAPGGKLFRQMGTAEEFRRAMAQQ; this comes from the coding sequence ATGAGTCATCCCGAGATTTCTGCGCGCGTGTCACGGCGCACCGTGCTGCTGGCCGGCGTCGCGCTGGCCGTGACAGGCGGCCTTGTCCGCGCGCAGGCCCCGGCGGCGAAGGCAGCCACTACGACGAACGTGGCGAACGCGTCCAACGCGGCGAAAGCGCGTATCGGCGTGATCGGGTCCGGCCGCATCGGCGGCACGATTGGCGGACTGTGGGTCAAGGCCGGCCATTCCGTGATGTTCTCCTCGCGGCATCCCGAGGAATTGAAGTCGATGGCCGACAAGCTCGGCCCGCTCGCGCAGACGGGCACCGTGGCACAGGCCATCGCCTTTGCCGACGTGCTGCTGCTGGCCGTGCCCTACGGCGCGGTGCCGGCGATCGGCGAGCAGAATGCATCGGCGTGGCGCGGCAAGACCGTGCTCGACGCGACCAACGCCATTGCGGCGCGCGACGGCGCGGTGGTGGAAGAGGTGCAGCGAAACGGCATCGGCGCCACGACGTCGAAATACCTGCGTGGCGCGAAGATCGTCCGCGCGTTCAACTTCACCGGCGCGACCGAATTCGCGCGCGAGAGCCATCGCAGCGGGGCGCCGCTGGCCGTACCGATCGCGGGCGACGATGCGCAGGCGCTCGAGGTCGCCTCGCAACTGGTGCGCGACGCGGGATTCGAACCGGTGGTGGTGGGCGGTCTATCGACGGCGGATCGCTTCGCGCCGGGCGGGAAACTGTTCCGTCAGATGGGGACCGCCGAGGAATTCCGGCGCGCGATGGCGCAGCAGTGA
- a CDS encoding GNAT family N-acetyltransferase, protein MEIRNPLPVEVEAARRLLAANGWDHRVGNAERFAQLIANSQRVAVAVEDGEVVGFVRALCDDIANGYISMIAVAPQYRRRGIGRALMRHIMGNDPDITWVLRAARSSEAAFFGQLGFSPSMVAMERRPL, encoded by the coding sequence ATGGAAATCCGGAATCCGTTACCCGTGGAAGTCGAGGCTGCCAGACGTCTGCTGGCGGCGAACGGGTGGGACCACCGGGTTGGCAACGCGGAACGCTTCGCGCAGCTGATCGCCAATTCGCAACGGGTGGCGGTGGCCGTGGAAGACGGCGAAGTCGTGGGCTTCGTGCGCGCCCTGTGCGACGATATCGCGAACGGCTATATCTCGATGATCGCCGTCGCGCCGCAATACCGCCGCCGCGGCATCGGCCGCGCGCTAATGCGCCATATCATGGGTAACGATCCCGATATCACGTGGGTCCTGCGCGCCGCGCGCTCTTCCGAGGCGGCCTTCTTCGGCCAGCTCGGCTTTTCCCCGTCGATGGTCGCGATGGAGCGGCGGCCGCTGTAG
- a CDS encoding AMP nucleosidase — protein sequence MTSMNAAIYSSAHPADQLAEFSDADSALARIREIYDSSVAAVRARFEAFARGESLPSAAHACYPYLGVSVNLETMVTDSRPAWGTVAYPGVYGTTVTRPDLLADYYRDQIERLIRYHRVPVVVGLSRRPIPLPFVIEASTTDISYTQARELEASFVLPELSRIDDSIANGTYEPVPGEAWPLSLFPGERVDLALQRLYHYTGTAPHHFQRFVLFTNYQRYVDEFVALGRSLMASDGGDGYVRFVEPGDVTQELGASDPDEAARPRALPQMPAYHLVREDKLGVTLVNIGVGPSNAKTMTDHLAVLRPHCWLMIGHCGGLRRSQQLGDYVLAHAYVRDDHVLDHDLPPWVPVPPIAEIQVALQEAVARVTGLSGNEMKTRMRTGTVVSTDDRNWELKSKALYARFNQSRAIAIDMESATVAANGFRLRVPYGTLLCVSDKPLHGELKLRGMANAFYRQRVSQHMTIGLEAVRILRESGVEALHSRKLRSFDEPAFR from the coding sequence ATGACCAGCATGAACGCCGCCATCTACTCCTCCGCCCATCCGGCCGATCAGCTGGCCGAGTTCTCCGACGCCGACAGCGCGCTGGCGCGCATCCGCGAAATCTACGACAGTTCCGTCGCCGCGGTACGCGCACGGTTCGAGGCGTTCGCGCGCGGCGAGTCCCTGCCGTCCGCCGCGCACGCGTGCTACCCGTACCTGGGCGTCTCGGTCAATCTCGAGACCATGGTCACGGACAGCCGCCCGGCCTGGGGTACCGTCGCGTATCCCGGCGTGTATGGCACCACCGTGACGCGGCCCGACCTGCTGGCCGATTACTATCGCGACCAGATCGAGCGTTTGATCCGCTATCACCGCGTGCCGGTCGTGGTGGGCCTGTCGCGGCGGCCGATTCCGCTGCCGTTCGTCATCGAGGCATCGACCACCGATATCAGCTACACGCAGGCCCGCGAGCTCGAGGCGTCGTTCGTCCTGCCCGAGCTGTCACGCATCGACGATTCGATCGCGAATGGCACGTACGAGCCGGTACCGGGCGAGGCATGGCCGCTCTCGCTGTTTCCGGGCGAGCGCGTCGATCTTGCCCTGCAGCGGCTGTATCACTACACGGGGACCGCCCCTCACCATTTCCAGCGCTTCGTGCTGTTCACGAACTACCAGCGCTACGTCGATGAATTCGTGGCGCTCGGCCGCTCGCTGATGGCCAGCGATGGCGGCGACGGCTACGTGCGATTTGTCGAACCCGGCGACGTGACGCAGGAACTCGGCGCGAGCGATCCCGACGAGGCCGCACGGCCGCGGGCGCTGCCGCAGATGCCGGCCTATCACCTCGTCCGCGAGGACAAGCTCGGCGTGACGCTCGTGAACATCGGCGTGGGGCCGTCGAACGCCAAGACCATGACCGATCATCTTGCCGTGCTGCGTCCGCACTGCTGGCTGATGATCGGCCACTGCGGCGGCCTGCGCCGCTCGCAGCAGCTGGGCGACTACGTGCTGGCGCACGCGTACGTGCGCGACGACCATGTGCTCGACCACGACCTGCCGCCGTGGGTCCCCGTGCCGCCGATCGCGGAGATCCAGGTGGCGCTCCAGGAAGCCGTGGCGCGCGTGACGGGTCTGTCGGGCAACGAGATGAAGACGCGCATGCGCACGGGCACCGTGGTATCGACCGATGACCGCAACTGGGAGCTCAAGTCGAAGGCGCTCTACGCGCGGTTCAACCAGTCGCGCGCGATCGCCATCGACATGGAAAGCGCGACCGTGGCGGCCAACGGCTTTCGCCTGCGCGTGCCGTACGGCACGCTGCTGTGCGTCTCCGACAAGCCGCTTCATGGCGAGCTGAAACTGCGCGGCATGGCCAATGCGTTCTATCGCCAGCGCGTCAGCCAGCATATGACGATCGGTCTCGAGGCCGTGCGCATCCTGCGCGAGAGCGGCGTGGAAGCGCTGCACTCGCGCAAGCTGCGCAGCTTCGACGAGCCCGCGTTCCGCTAG